attcttcaattcttccataaACTCTAAAAACAATCTTTTCACTTCACAGCTATCAACCAGAGCCATATGAATCCAAAGAAAGCATCGACATATTGGAAATCATCTTTGAAAAGGTAAAActacttctacttcacttatcaTCATCTTACTTAATTCACTTGATTTGTTGATTTGTGTGATTACAATTTACAGGGTGGTGGATATGGTGGATCCGAACCGTTTTTCAGTGGGTCACCACCAAGTAGAGTATCTAACCCGTTAACACAAGACACCCGATTCGGATATGGAGACAACATTTGTAAGTCATCATCTGAAAAGAAAATAGGAACTGTTGGGGGCAATTTTGGTAATAAACCAGCTGTCAGAATTGAGGGGTTTGAATATGCCAGGAATAATTGCAGTATCCCTGCTCGGGCTTAATGCTTAAATCAAACCCCTCACCCTCAAATTCTTATCAAAGTACATAAGAAATTAGCGAATTGATGAGAGGGATTTTGAACATTTTGAAGAGGATGAAAAGAGGCAGAAGTGGTATTTTTGTAAATAAGTTTAAAGTAGGGGGTTTATGTAATATGTATGTAAGTAAAATTAGGGTTATTAACcgcaaaaaaaaaatgttaaatttttttgaaaacccTTTTGGTGATGATTTGTAAGTATAAAAGATCTAGAGGGGGAATTTTCTGAAGAGAAATTTGTAGAAAGTGTAATATCGTTTTGTAGAATTTTTgagatgtatatatgtatgtatatgtatggtaTCTATCTATGATTCGAAGAATGAGATGGTAATGTTTTGATGTTTTACAATTAAATACCGTTTTGTAgaattttttttacctttttgatgttttttttacaTAAGAAACTAGAATCTGTGAAACTATTTTTGTATGAAAGTAAAATAAAATTTACACAAAAAATTAGTAAGTTTTAGTGGTTTATCTATAACCTTGTTATCTTaaataaaagacaaaattgcaagaatggtcttTGTGGTATGCATCTTTTTTGGGTGTTGGTCCAAATCTCGACTTTTTTGGATGGGTGGTTCTTATGAGTTGGTTTGtctgtggttttggtccctcggaaaattgaaaagactaaaatacccttgaagtatttctttttcattctttttatctatttttataattaaaaaattaagaaaactctctctctctctctctctctctcaaataaacCACTAAAGACTATTTTTTTCGATCATCTTCACCCTCGGATAACCCATCATTATCGACGATTCTTCCTTCCCCCCTCACCACACGACTGTCGTTTACTTCCTCCTCCCGCACATTCATAAGGTTAGCTACTCATCAATTCTTCTAATGTTTGATAATTTATAGGTAATTTATGGTTTCTTGATTTCATCAGCTATGGCGTATCAATCCAGCCAAAAAGACATCACATGTGACATTAAAATGCAAAGAATCGGGAACCTTCTCAGCCATGCTTCGAGAAGTGATAGGGTTGGGATTAATTTGATGTTGAGGGAGGGCATTTCGCCTAATGTGCAGGATTATGATAACAAAACTGCTCTTCATCTAGCTGGCAGTGAAGGTCATGATTCGATTGTGGAGCTTCTTCTACACTACAAGGTCGATGTTAATATCACTGATAGATGGCACAAAACTGTAAGAATTGAGTTTTCGTTGTTAACTTTTTTAGGGTTTCGAAATTGGATTGTCGATTGGAATTGGATGATAAGATCTAACAACAATTA
The genomic region above belongs to Lactuca sativa cultivar Salinas chromosome 4, Lsat_Salinas_v11, whole genome shotgun sequence and contains:
- the LOC111894428 gene encoding uncharacterized protein LOC111894428 isoform X2, with amino-acid sequence MNHCGIQQKNTFASTCEEMRNSVSVSVSFDKSEHHMVCPKPRRLSLFNDPVKPLRWQMCYQPEPYESKESIDILEIIFEKGGGYGGSEPFFSGSPPSRVSNPLTQDTRFGYGDNICKSSSEKKIGTVGGNFGNKPAVRIEGFEYARNNCSIPARA
- the LOC111894428 gene encoding uncharacterized protein LOC111894428 isoform X1 → MQLLSAFVPGLSASSMEIYRSELLEDNSKEESRDMNHCGIQQKNTFASTCEEMRNSVSVSVSFDKSEHHMVCPKPRRLSLFNDPVKPLRWQMCYQPEPYESKESIDILEIIFEKGGGYGGSEPFFSGSPPSRVSNPLTQDTRFGYGDNICKSSSEKKIGTVGGNFGNKPAVRIEGFEYARNNCSIPARA
- the LOC111894429 gene encoding integrin-linked protein kinase 1 — translated: MAYQSSQKDITCDIKMQRIGNLLSHASRSDRVGINLMLREGISPNVQDYDNKTALHLAGSEGHDSIVELLLHYKVDVNITDRWHKTGKETNKMTTMGNRENITGDSSSSTGERDEWDDSR